The Parafrankia irregularis genome contains a region encoding:
- a CDS encoding serine/threonine-protein kinase, whose translation MLTPLTEEDPRQVGRYRLHNRIGAGGMGTVYLGFTPASEPVAVKVAAAELSEDEEFRSRFEREVRAALRVRGGAVASVLDADTTASQPWMVTEYVEGVNLADAVRRRGRLEPHLVRGLAVGLADALVAIHAAGVVHRDLKPSNILLAWDGPKVIDFGIAQLTDSATLTRSGHVIGTLAWMAPEQMRGESAGTPADVFAWASCVTYAATGRHPFHADAPDLLAQRVQRDDPDIDGLPGYLRELVARALSKEARDRPVPASLLAALVGHEVRGVAEADRAAGSILEQTWTGPSPAFGIPEAPTPPRPGGEHRRAERPVTGGSPAGSSPQGPGPFGPPPPASAFRATSGPGVARRGPSVPGSPARPVPPGPPGPPGHPGHPGQPIQPVQPVPPIQPAQPVPRKPQVSSPLAAPPAWAGSGADGTRERWEGARPGAPDSRGSADPTFRPADPMPPGAPPDPRLWPAARGTGAFPPESRPPASPGAGYPPAGASPGAAAARPAGVRLMLAGLLEQWNLCALLSLALGILWIFGVGSVAAVVLGLVARWQLRRRRQRGSLAATVGIGLGCLGIAATAVVGALVRAIF comes from the coding sequence ACCGCTGACGGAGGAAGACCCGCGGCAGGTTGGTCGGTACCGGCTTCACAACCGGATCGGCGCCGGCGGCATGGGGACTGTCTACCTGGGTTTCACGCCCGCTTCCGAACCGGTCGCCGTGAAGGTCGCGGCCGCCGAGCTGTCAGAGGACGAGGAGTTCCGCTCCCGCTTCGAGCGGGAGGTGCGGGCCGCGCTGCGGGTCCGCGGCGGCGCCGTGGCGAGTGTGCTCGACGCGGACACGACCGCGTCACAGCCGTGGATGGTGACGGAGTACGTCGAAGGCGTGAATCTGGCCGACGCGGTCCGTCGGCGCGGCCGGCTGGAACCCCATCTGGTCCGTGGTCTCGCGGTAGGCCTCGCTGACGCACTGGTGGCGATCCACGCGGCGGGCGTCGTCCACCGGGACCTGAAGCCCTCGAACATCCTGCTCGCCTGGGACGGCCCCAAGGTCATCGACTTCGGTATCGCCCAGCTCACCGACAGCGCCACCCTGACCAGGAGCGGCCATGTCATCGGCACCCTGGCCTGGATGGCACCGGAACAGATGCGCGGTGAGTCGGCCGGAACACCCGCGGACGTCTTCGCCTGGGCAAGCTGCGTGACCTACGCGGCGACGGGGCGCCATCCCTTCCACGCCGACGCCCCCGATCTGCTGGCGCAGCGCGTCCAGCGCGACGATCCCGACATCGACGGACTGCCGGGGTACCTCCGCGAGCTGGTCGCCCGGGCGCTGTCCAAGGAGGCGCGGGACAGGCCTGTTCCAGCGAGCCTGCTCGCCGCACTCGTCGGGCATGAGGTCCGCGGCGTGGCCGAGGCCGACCGGGCGGCCGGATCGATCCTGGAGCAGACCTGGACCGGCCCGTCCCCGGCATTCGGCATCCCGGAGGCGCCGACGCCACCGCGGCCGGGTGGCGAGCATCGTCGGGCGGAACGCCCGGTGACCGGTGGCTCGCCGGCGGGATCGTCGCCGCAGGGGCCCGGCCCGTTCGGTCCGCCGCCGCCGGCGTCGGCCTTCCGCGCGACGTCCGGCCCGGGGGTGGCCCGGCGAGGTCCGAGCGTGCCGGGCAGCCCGGCACGGCCGGTCCCGCCAGGCCCGCCAGGCCCGCCAGGCCATCCAGGCCATCCGGGGCAGCCCATTCAGCCGGTGCAGCCCGTGCCGCCCATACAGCCCGCGCAACCGGTGCCACGGAAGCCGCAGGTGTCCAGTCCCCTGGCCGCGCCGCCGGCCTGGGCTGGCTCGGGCGCCGACGGCACGCGCGAGCGCTGGGAAGGGGCTCGTCCCGGTGCGCCCGACTCCCGGGGCTCGGCCGATCCCACCTTCCGCCCGGCTGACCCGATGCCTCCGGGAGCACCACCGGATCCCCGGTTGTGGCCCGCGGCGAGGGGCACGGGGGCATTTCCCCCGGAATCGCGTCCCCCTGCGTCGCCCGGGGCCGGCTACCCGCCCGCTGGTGCGTCCCCGGGGGCTGCGGCCGCGCGTCCTGCCGGAGTGCGGCTGATGCTGGCAGGGCTGCTTGAGCAGTGGAACCTCTGCGCGTTGCTCTCCCTCGCGCTGGGCATTCTGTGGATCTTCGGGGTGGGCAGTGTCGCCGCGGTGGTGCTGGGCCTCGTCGCCCGATGGCAGCTTCGCCGCCGGCGTCAGCGGGGATCTCTCGCGGCCACGGTGGGCATTGGTCTGGGCTGCCTCGGTATCGCCGCCACCGCGGTGGTCGGCGCTCTGGTCCGGGCGATTTTCTGA
- the sucC gene encoding ADP-forming succinate--CoA ligase subunit beta has protein sequence MDLFEYQAKKLFAEHGVPVPTGKVATTPQQAREIATELGGKVVVKAQVKAGGRGKAGGVKVADGPDDAYEKASAILGMDIKGHTVHSVLVEQASNIAEEYYASFLLDRANRTFLAMASREGGMEIEEVAATNPAALARIHIDPLTGVDAAKAREIAVAAKLPDAALDGASTLLAKLWEVFVKSDATLVEVNPLILTGEGNVVALDGKVTLDENADFRHPENAELVDTSAVDPLEQKAKEKGLNYVKLEGQVGIIGNGAGLVMSTLDVVTYAGEEFGGQRPANFLDIGGGASAEVMANGLSIILSDPSVKSVFVNIFGGITACDAVANGIIQALDIVGNVTTPLVVRLDGNNAEEGRRILKEANLSVVKPVDTMDGAAKLAAELAAAAA, from the coding sequence GTGGATCTCTTCGAATACCAGGCGAAGAAGCTTTTCGCCGAACATGGCGTACCGGTACCAACCGGGAAGGTTGCCACAACCCCTCAACAAGCGCGTGAGATCGCGACCGAGCTCGGCGGCAAGGTGGTCGTCAAGGCTCAGGTCAAGGCCGGCGGTCGCGGCAAGGCCGGCGGTGTGAAGGTCGCCGACGGCCCGGACGACGCCTACGAGAAGGCGTCGGCCATCCTGGGGATGGACATCAAGGGCCACACGGTCCACTCCGTCCTCGTCGAGCAGGCGAGCAACATCGCGGAGGAGTACTACGCCTCCTTCCTCCTCGACCGTGCCAACCGCACCTTCCTGGCCATGGCCTCCCGCGAGGGTGGCATGGAGATCGAGGAGGTGGCGGCGACCAACCCGGCCGCCCTGGCCCGGATCCACATCGACCCGCTGACCGGCGTCGACGCCGCGAAGGCCCGCGAGATCGCGGTCGCGGCCAAGCTGCCCGACGCCGCGCTCGACGGCGCGAGCACGCTGCTGGCGAAGCTGTGGGAGGTGTTCGTCAAGTCCGACGCCACCCTGGTCGAGGTGAACCCGCTGATCCTCACGGGTGAGGGCAACGTCGTCGCGCTCGACGGCAAGGTCACCCTGGACGAGAACGCGGACTTCCGGCACCCGGAGAACGCCGAGCTCGTCGACACGTCCGCGGTCGACCCGCTGGAGCAGAAGGCCAAGGAGAAGGGCCTCAACTACGTCAAGCTCGAGGGCCAGGTCGGGATCATCGGCAACGGTGCCGGCCTCGTCATGTCGACGCTGGACGTCGTGACCTACGCCGGTGAGGAGTTCGGTGGCCAGCGGCCGGCGAACTTCCTCGACATCGGTGGTGGCGCCTCGGCCGAGGTCATGGCGAACGGCCTGTCGATCATCCTGAGCGACCCGTCCGTCAAGAGTGTCTTCGTCAACATCTTCGGTGGGATCACCGCCTGCGACGCCGTCGCCAACGGCATCATCCAGGCGCTCGACATCGTCGGGAACGTCACGACCCCGCTGGTGGTGCGCCTCGACGGCAACAACGCCGAGGAGGGCCGCCGGATTCTGAAGGAGGCCAACCTCTCGGTGGTCAAGCCGGTGGACACGATGGACGGCGCGGCGAAGCTCGCCGCCGAGCTCGCCGCGGCCGCGGCCTGA
- the sucD gene encoding succinate--CoA ligase subunit alpha, translating to MAIWLDENSRIVVQGITGGEGSKHTRRMLASGAKVVAGVNARKVGQQVEGVPVFGSVADAMAETGANVSVIFVPPKFTKDAAIEAVDAAIPLAVVITEGVPVHDTTEFFAYSKSKGTTRIIGPNCPGIASPGVSNAGIIPADITPGGRIGLVSKSGTLTYQMMYELREFGFSTCVGIGGDPVIGTTHIDALDAFQADPGTDAIVMIGEIGGDAEERAAAHIEAHVTKPVVGYVAGFTAPEGKTMGHAGAIVSGSSGTAQAKKEALEKAGVRVGKTPSETARLMADIMRSL from the coding sequence ATGGCTATCTGGCTCGACGAGAACAGCCGCATCGTGGTGCAGGGCATCACCGGCGGCGAGGGCAGCAAGCACACCCGGCGGATGCTCGCATCGGGCGCGAAGGTCGTCGCCGGTGTGAACGCGCGCAAGGTGGGGCAGCAGGTCGAGGGCGTACCGGTCTTCGGTTCCGTGGCGGACGCCATGGCCGAGACCGGCGCGAACGTATCCGTGATCTTCGTTCCGCCGAAGTTCACCAAGGACGCCGCGATCGAGGCTGTTGACGCCGCGATCCCGCTGGCCGTGGTGATCACCGAGGGTGTGCCGGTTCACGACACCACCGAGTTCTTCGCGTACTCGAAGTCAAAGGGCACGACCCGGATCATTGGGCCGAACTGCCCGGGAATCGCCAGCCCCGGCGTCTCGAACGCCGGCATCATCCCCGCCGACATCACTCCTGGTGGGCGGATCGGTCTTGTCAGTAAGAGCGGCACGCTGACTTACCAGATGATGTACGAGCTGCGCGAGTTCGGTTTCAGCACCTGCGTCGGTATCGGTGGTGACCCTGTCATCGGTACGACACACATTGACGCGCTCGACGCGTTCCAGGCAGACCCCGGCACCGACGCGATCGTCATGATCGGCGAGATCGGTGGCGACGCCGAGGAGCGCGCCGCGGCACACATCGAGGCGCACGTGACGAAGCCCGTGGTCGGCTACGTCGCCGGTTTCACCGCGCCGGAGGGCAAGACCATGGGTCACGCCGGGGCCATCGTCTCCGGCTCCTCAGGCACCGCGCAGGCGAAGAAGGAAGCTCTGGAGAAGGCCGGCGTGCGCGTCGGCAAGACCCCGAGCGAAACCGCGCGGCTGATGGCTGACATCATGCGGTCGTTGTAG
- a CDS encoding cell division protein PerM: protein MVDERIAPGPLTALWARLGRPVVSAVATSAAGLVVIQFIVLVVWGTDTSSAAGPDDAARVGADLWLLAHGATIHLSAGSVDFLPVGLAVLPLLAATTAGHRRAAGNVERLPASARGRRPRGPRPEQSGQPGEPAQPGHPAQPGGPAQTARLSRAEIPPPWRAVIRDVTLVAGTQTVFVLVIALIVSTPAARPDVFTVVVGALAFSLSGAVIGVLSGYGALRSAWRALPASVRVPATAALTAFTSMLAAAAFGVALVLAATLPEIAATDRGLGAGVVGGVGLAAIQLAILPNLVLWALAYTLGPGFAVGGGFVRPAEVQSGLFPDLPVFAALPPGPLPRPGWLVLAVVPLIAGTMLALSVRRGMVGAPHRDRLRTTLVAAGVGGLLLMVVTQLSAGRLGSGSARFGPSGWLVGLAAAAELAAVAVVVSGVAELASRRAGQPFEVGSVRTASLKRRLQSSSSASERATRRHS, encoded by the coding sequence GTGGTCGACGAACGGATCGCCCCGGGGCCACTCACGGCACTCTGGGCACGCCTCGGACGGCCCGTCGTGAGCGCCGTCGCGACCAGCGCCGCGGGGCTGGTCGTCATCCAGTTCATCGTGCTCGTCGTGTGGGGGACGGACACCAGCTCGGCGGCCGGTCCGGACGATGCCGCCCGGGTCGGCGCTGACCTCTGGCTGCTCGCCCATGGCGCCACGATCCATCTTTCGGCCGGATCGGTCGACTTTCTCCCGGTGGGCTTGGCCGTGCTACCGCTGCTCGCCGCGACGACGGCGGGTCACCGGCGGGCGGCCGGCAACGTCGAGCGGCTGCCGGCATCGGCTCGTGGCAGGCGTCCGCGGGGTCCCCGGCCGGAACAGTCGGGGCAGCCAGGGGAGCCGGCACAACCAGGGCACCCGGCACAGCCAGGGGGGCCGGCGCAGACGGCGCGGTTGTCCCGGGCCGAGATACCGCCGCCCTGGAGAGCCGTGATCCGTGATGTGACCCTCGTGGCGGGTACGCAGACTGTCTTCGTACTGGTGATCGCGCTGATCGTGTCCACACCGGCGGCGCGGCCGGACGTCTTCACCGTGGTGGTCGGAGCGCTGGCGTTCAGCCTGTCGGGAGCGGTGATCGGCGTGCTGTCCGGCTACGGGGCGCTGCGTTCGGCCTGGCGGGCACTGCCCGCTTCGGTGAGGGTGCCCGCCACGGCCGCGTTGACCGCGTTCACCTCGATGCTTGCCGCGGCGGCGTTCGGGGTGGCGCTGGTACTGGCCGCCACGCTGCCCGAGATCGCGGCGACAGATCGCGGGCTCGGCGCGGGAGTCGTCGGCGGGGTGGGCCTCGCGGCCATCCAGCTCGCGATCCTGCCGAATCTCGTCCTGTGGGCGCTGGCCTACACGCTGGGGCCTGGCTTCGCCGTCGGTGGCGGTTTCGTGCGGCCCGCCGAGGTGCAGTCGGGGCTGTTCCCGGATCTGCCGGTGTTCGCCGCGCTGCCGCCCGGTCCGCTGCCGCGTCCTGGATGGCTGGTGCTGGCGGTGGTTCCCCTCATCGCGGGGACGATGCTCGCCCTGTCGGTGCGGCGCGGGATGGTCGGGGCCCCCCACCGTGATCGGCTGCGGACGACCCTCGTGGCCGCGGGCGTGGGCGGGCTGCTGCTGATGGTCGTCACGCAGCTGTCCGCGGGCCGGCTGGGCAGCGGGTCGGCGAGGTTCGGGCCCTCGGGGTGGCTGGTGGGTCTGGCAGCGGCAGCGGAGCTCGCGGCGGTGGCTGTCGTGGTGTCCGGCGTCGCGGAGCTGGCGTCGCGGCGGGCAGGTCAGCCCTTCGAGGTCGGGTCGGTCCGGACCGCGTCACTGAAGCGGCGGCTGCAGTCCTCGAGCTCGGCGTCGGAACGGGCCACCCGCCGACATTCCTGA
- a CDS encoding helix-turn-helix domain-containing protein, with amino-acid sequence MPRPSKALRAESARLRGLGWSYRRIAAELRLRHRVNARVAYRLAHGWTQEEVAHQWNERWSGAGSVVKTGKAISYWEVWPGRGGREPSARTLARLAELYHCRPGDLLDGMDCGDLETMPGRAPAAETSGRGVSRYRHEAGGAFSDCRDGAAGDGAAGGGAGGGGEVPGARPERRRESFGGCDGPDQDVDWVRAPAVMMVHQSGPEDAGWGSQAA; translated from the coding sequence ATGCCCCGTCCCTCGAAGGCGCTGCGGGCCGAGTCGGCCCGCCTGCGTGGCCTCGGCTGGAGCTACCGCCGGATCGCGGCGGAGCTACGGCTGCGTCATCGTGTCAACGCCCGTGTCGCATACCGCCTCGCCCACGGGTGGACCCAGGAGGAGGTCGCTCACCAGTGGAACGAACGCTGGTCGGGGGCGGGATCCGTCGTCAAGACCGGAAAAGCGATCTCCTACTGGGAAGTGTGGCCGGGCCGGGGTGGGCGGGAGCCCTCCGCACGGACGTTGGCCCGGCTGGCCGAGCTCTACCACTGCCGGCCAGGTGATCTTCTGGACGGGATGGACTGCGGCGATCTGGAGACCATGCCGGGGCGTGCGCCTGCGGCCGAGACTTCAGGCCGAGGTGTGAGCAGGTATCGGCACGAGGCCGGCGGGGCCTTCTCCGACTGTCGCGACGGGGCAGCCGGCGACGGGGCGGCCGGCGGCGGGGCGGGTGGTGGTGGTGAGGTGCCCGGAGCGCGGCCCGAGCGGCGGCGCGAGTCGTTCGGAGGCTGCGACGGCCCGGATCAGGACGTGGACTGGGTGCGCGCGCCAGCAGTGATGATGGTGCATCAGAGCGGCCCCGAGGACGCTGGCTGGGGCAGCCAGGCCGCCTGA